From Quercus lobata isolate SW786 chromosome 11, ValleyOak3.0 Primary Assembly, whole genome shotgun sequence:
tttagaaactttttatggaaaaaacaaaaagtaactatttttttatttttactgttttttatatttcctatgaaagtggtattaattttttttaaaaataatctctaTTAACAAATGCCTTATAGACACCTGTTAATTGAACGAGTTACTTTTTGCAACTAATATCACAAGTGACATTTATTATACACACTCTAATCACAAGTGCTGTCATTTCGAGATGTGTGTGCAAATTGTGTGAATTAACTTATGTGCAACAACATTTACCCTGATATGAATATcccaagaaaaacacatttccATGAAAAATTCTGCTCCGAAAACAGACGGTGTAAAACTAAATTAAACTTTATGTATATTGAAGAATTTCAGTTCTCAAATATATGGTATTGTTAACCCAATCACCAATTACGTCCATATAGCTAGACATGATCAACACAATCATTTCTTTAGCAAAAACTCTGATGAGCAGCATGAGCTATGTTTGATTGTACTTTATCTTCAAAATAAACATCTAATAAGAAAAGCGGTGGTCCTTTTGGTGGTGCAGTTTGACttcgatgatgatgatgacactTGAGCTTGTGGGAATGAGCGGCTTGCAATAGATAGTTCATGGTAAAGACCATAACCAAAAGGAACTTTATTTGTCAATCAAACTGTCTTACAAAAGTGAACCCAAGATTCTTAAATAGAGTTCCAAAACTTAGGTCTATATAAATGAAGGCCTATATCTTATGTCTGCACCAAgtcgccaaaaaaaaaaaaaaaaaaaaaaaagaatttttttttttttttttggtggagaagAAGGTGTTATGTAAGCTAGAATGCTAGATGCTATATTTGGGTTCTCCTGACATGGTTCTCCCAATgtagttaatttattttttgtaatgttCGGTCACTTTATAAAAAGAAGGGCCATTTTAGTTAGTTTTTGTAggaatttaattagattaaaataatatgatttgtaaccaaaaaaaaaaaaaaaatattataataatgtcATAGAAATGTGAGATTTCAAAAGTTTATAACATAAtgttaacaatatatatatatatatatatatatataacagaaagtcaataaatttatcaaatttgagATGGATTGatgaatttatattattatattatagtaTTCGTCATATGTGAGAATATATTGATTGGGACATGCAGATGTGATGATATATTTTATTAGAAATCACAGGTGAAAGGTTATTAGGAagttactttttaaaaagtgtTATTACTTTCTTCTACGTTTGGCTCGCGTTGAATAGGACTACAATTTGAATTAaccttcttttatttattttaatggaaACCTAATCCAGATCTCCAAATATGAAGACTCCAAACAATTTTAAAGGACACTGATAACATTCAATACAAAAGTAGACTTTATGCTAAAATTATAAGACttagtaaaatattattaaaaaattctaactaAGGAATATAAGAAAAACTAATGGGATAAAATCATTTAAGGGTAGATCCAGAGAAGTTCAAGAGGGGGTAGTTGCTCCTCGGCCCTCCCACATATAATTCTTAATTAAAGAGTGATATGCATGATTGTTGCTATGCTATGTATTTTATGACGTGTGTTTTGCCCATTAGTTTCGGGCTTTGATAAGTACATGTCTACAGTGCAATcatttaacaataataattttttttataacttttactttaaaaaatatggtTTGTTAATCTATTTTCCCACCTTCCCAATCCCATGTTAAACTTTGAATTTatcctattaatttttttttcatagatttGCTTTACgtatttgtttcatttatattgcaatttataaaagaaaaaaaattatattttacccaTGTCTTTTAAAAGACCAAAacctatataaaaaagaaaaagaaaaagtaaaaggttgaaaaaacaaaagaaagagttttaattgaaatagaacaaaaaaaaaaaaaattattattacatttAAAGTGCAAGTATACAATCATATGTTCGTATTTATTTTGTACTTAAATAAttatacctaaattttgtccgacattattaaaaaaaaaaaaaaaaaactcaaattctaatgtaataatttattcttctcctcaaaaatttgtatataaacaataaaataatatacaatttgaagtttgtataattactaaaattcttttcataagtgaaattttcaataaataaataaaaacacacatatACAATGGTATATTTAAGGTTAAATCTTAATGGATAAACACAGTATAAGAAATATATTCTTATTTAATAGATTTTCTATATTAAGAATATTGCTTAGACCTCACatgaatgaatttttattatataaattagtCTCAAGTATTCACATGTATGTATGTTTATTTGTGCATCACTGATAAATTTGCTCCCTCTGACCTCAAATCCTAACTCCAACATTAATTATTATAGGGCTATGGGTTTTAGTTGGATTAATTAATaaggtttattattattgaataagGGATTAATTATGTTTGAATTCTATCCATCCAAAAAATCAAATGGTGTCTTAATCAAATGATACAACAGTTATCATCTTGTAGTAGATGCTACACAATTAAATCTATGgtatctataataataataataataataataataataataataataataaactcatGCATAATGGTGGCAATTATGagtcttaacaatatattttgcTAAACATTATTGAGACGATTCATAGattaaaaatcatttaaataaaattaaagacttttaaaatttcttctaatatatatatatattttaatttggttcaaATTAGTGGAGAAATTGACttatttttatactttgaataatattatatattagatATTATATATGGGAAAAATTAGCCCACCaattgttttagaaaaaaatctctaagattattattttcattttgttatttcttttataaaaattaataacctattaattgttacaaaattttatcaacaggTGAAAATCAGAAAAGCtctattgaaattgaaattgaaggGGCACTATCCTATCATAATTTTGCTCAAAAcaacatatattatttttaagtggaattcttctttctttttctttttctttttgagaaaccttTTTATGTGGAACTCCcctaaaaaaaaggttttattgTACATAAATGTCTTATTTCATAATATATGtcttatttcataattatttacTATGTTTTTATTGTACGTAtttccccttaaaaaaaaaagttttgttgtacatatatgttttatttcataataatcTCCAATTGCAGGTAAtgtagcaataaaaaaaaaaaaaagcaatatatGTTAAAGGGTCCacttgttacttttttttttactaccacATAACCCATTATGCAGCAATTAGTGCAACAAatcctttccctttttttttaattaataaaagtatCGAAGGAAAATGTTAGTTTAAAATCTATCTAACATGAAGGAAGTGTGAAAATCAGTAAATCCAATGAAACTTGTTATTTATCATTGCTGAGTATTGACTTTATTGCCCCAGGAGGGGTGGCCCAGTTGGGAGAGATCTCACATGCAAGCAAAATGTCCCTTGTTCGAGTCATGGCAAGTATCATGTGGGAGGAGGGTTTCCTAGCTTGCATTGTGCCTCTCCTGTTGGCTCTCTTGGGGTACGAGGGTGAGGTCTGTGGCGCCCCGATTACAGTAGTTACAGCTCAATTTAACATTTCCTAATGGAGGGTGTCCCTATTAGGTCACGCACTGGGGGGTTAGTCCCAAATGGTCGCCCCACCCCtttttgattataaaaaaaaaaaaaaaaaaaaaaatatcgaCTTTATCAGCCGGTTTTTTAGTCACCTTTGTTGTTGATTACTAGCAATATACCTTGCATTACGTGTTTGACTTTTTTTGAGTAGTTACTATTGTTTATATGAATTTATGCATTTACTTTGTCAGCCGTACCGACTAGAAAATTTAATATACCGACTAGAAAATTTAatctatatttaattttatacgACAGAAAAGCAAagaataagtttttaatttttaattttttattttttgagataaagcAAAGAATAAGTATAGATAGGTAGTTTCCTTGCAGGCAAAACATTACGTGGAGGGTAAGCAATCAATGTTATTGGGTTATTATGAGTGATGTGAAAATCAATTAGATGCTTTAAGTTTCCTATTGCGGTCATGTGCACAAAACAGGGACAGTTATTTATGGTTGTTTGGACGGAGGGGGAACGTGAGAGTAGAGAAAAATAGAGTTGagttaactaaaaataaactgatcttgaactaaatttattttattctattttactcattttctctctttctcaatccaaacggatcaTTAGTGCTTCTGAAGCATGATAAATGTGTGCTCTTTTCTTTCAATAGTCTCACATAAAAAGTGAGTTCCAGtactataaatttaaaagttatattagTGGGTACTCTTataacaattattaataaactatattaggAAAGATTTAACACCACTTtattggaaaatataaaaagttgttagaaaaataaattgctTGAtcatttattcataaaatatttttaaaaatagtttataaatcATTGCCCTTAAGACATTCTTTAATATTTCTTGTGTGCTCTCAGTATTAAATACACATTTATTGTGTGCTCTCAGGATTAAATAATTACTccaaaacaggaaaaaaaaaaagaaagcaaattaATAGTGAGTTTGTGAGACTGATTTCATGGGTGATGCAGCTACtaagaaaaaccaaaaagaatgtaaaaagaaaaaaagaaaacttcacAAACAccttatatttttcatgatcATAGcccaaacagaaaaaagaaaaaagaaaaaaaaattaatgtgaaatCTACCGTAACAAACCACAATAATGAATCAAGGCAGAATTCAAATGCACAATCACTTACAAATACATATGTGAAAGTTAGCCATATATGCGTTCAATTATCAAGTCAAGAATGTCGCTCTAATTAAAAGGCTCATTAATTACCGATCAGTTCtcccaaaatttcataaatgtATTGAATATGACCTTTTCAATGTCGCTCCACAGAAAGAGCCGTCTCAGCAAGAGGCGAGTTCCGAGTCCGACACACGGGGCATGTAGCATGTTGCTGTAACCACGGGTCAACACACTTGACATGAAAGAGATGACCACAATCAGGCAACAAGCGCAACACATCCGTGTCTTTGTAATCAGCCAAGCATATTGAACAGCAAGAAGCAGTAGAATTTCCCTTGTGGAGCTTGGCTTGGGCGTATATGAGCTTCGGATAGTTGCGTAGAGTGGCTTCGTCGAGGCCGAGTTCTATGGCGTCGATGGAGTGTTGTTGGTCACCGGTGCTAAGGTTCCTGACCTGATGAGGACCGGGAGGCAAAGCATGCCTGCAGAAGGAAATAAGTATTTTCATTACCATAACGAAGACGATGAAAAGGAACAATCCGAGAGCAACTAAAATATCGGTCATATCAAAGTTGTCATTAGAATAATCTTCTACAATATTAAGTGGATTAATTGGGATAtgtaaaaagagagagagagttaaggCAAAGGGTTTGATGAAAGAGAATTGGTTGGGCAAATGGATTTGTTAATTATTGAAGAAAATGTATCTGGTGATTGTTTAGCTAGTCGGCTATATTAGAGGTCACTATCCGAAGAAAAAATCTACCCAACTCTATCGTATTTGACAAATTCCAATGGAttgcttctctttttcttgattttataaGTAGAGAAAATTAAAGTTATTTCGGCAGATGATTTGTCTTTcaaaaattcctttttttttttttttttttttttgtgggtattATAATAAgctttgaaaaagtaaaaaaaaaaaaaatatatatatatatatatatatatatgaaaaaggaaaaatgatcaTTGTTTTCaacctttattattattattttttgagatagttcAGCATTTAGCTGTTCACCTTTTGGGGGAATTATAAACTATATAAAGTAATCATGAGtcgttaataaaaaaaataaaaaaataaataaaaagaagaagaagaagaagcaatcaTGAGTcatgaacataaattttttttgactttttgagcAATACCTTTGGTAGGTATTTAACGTGTCAAAGAACCAAGGcagtcaatattttttaattatactttttatttaggATTTATGTGACAGTGGAGaaaaaataatctttaaaaaaaaaactagtcaaTAATCAATAGTCCatttaatatatgaaaaattttaaaaaatatatattttatttattattttatttataattattaaataatgtatgatgatattataaaatatgtatgctataataatatttgttatttttctttccaatttatGCCCCACTATTATAGCATGcataaaatatatgaaatagTATGACCAGGGCGGCTGAACCATAGACACAAGTGTGCATTGCCTAAGACTTCCAATTCCCAAATAAAAGAAAGCCCCCActtgtattaatatatataaaaaatatttatctatatattttaatttaaaaatttttaagtcATTTTATTGGTTAATAGATGCATTAAAAATGCCCTATTGTatcttaaaatacaaaaaatttaaaaaaacaaaaaacaaaaatagtcaaaattcggctaaaaaattaaaattaaatcatcggagacaaattcattaactCATTCTTCAAATctgctaaaattaaaattaataccagagaaattcattaataatacaaCGTAAATGTCTTGAAATATCTTAgagattataaatttcttaaaaaaaaaaaaaaaaaaaaaaaaacagaaaacagaaataataaaaaatctctcATCTCTATATCTCTGTCTTTTCATCTATAttctcatctttcttttcttcatcttgaatccttgatatttttttataagcttTCTTTCATTCTATCATTCTTTGCAATAGTTTCACTACCTTCACAGTAGTTGAAGGTGTGTTGCTACTGTGTGTGGGCATAGCAATCTGAAGTAACGTCCTCTCTCTTTCCGAAATTTTCGTgagattgaagagtatggttTGTGATAAGTGTTggctttttttcaattttttttaatctgcaCATTGGCCATTGCACAGTCGATAGGACAGCACACTGCATATTAGCGTTATAGCACACCTAGTTTAGAAGCCTTGCtaactaataaaattgtttgaggatggttattttgaaaaaaaatcccagCTAGCGGATCCACAGGCCCCACACATTATCACTAAAGACACTAACTCAACCACTGTTACATTGTACACGCATAGGCACAACCTATCCCACCCATTGTACCGTcacttttacttttaatttatcCATTATTACTATGAGTTATCACACCAATTGATAATTCGATGTATATCATATCAACCTATTTGTATCATAGTGATACTAACTTATTAACCATGTAAtagattaatttaaaaaaaaaattaaatacaaaaatttaactAGTAGTTTTGCATCTCAGAAATaagtaagaaaaatagattttaaataaaagataaaaaaattcaataaatattatttaattaatatttagatATAAAAAAGACCCCAATTAAAATTTCGCCTTAAGCTCCCAAAGTTGTTGAGCCGCCCTGAGTATGACATGACATGTCAAAGAATTGAGTTAATCATAATTGGTAATGAACCTACAATTCAacagttatattttcaaaatttaaattcaatataaagatatataataagtttaaagggtttctctccaaattagtttggaaagaaacttTATTAAGTTAAATGACCGGTCCCTTGCTTGAAATAAACTACCATGGTAATTTGTGTTTAGATCAACATAATGAAAATGGCTTTTGGCAAGGCTATGTGTACTGGCAATGAACCCAGGAATGATGGAAATGGGTCGACGATGTATGATAATGAAAGTTAAAATtcgtgagagagagattatttttctaataatgGCTAGTCAGAAAAATTAATCTTACACTCATAAAATTTTCCCTCTCACCCGTAGAACATAGAGAATGTGCGGTGGTATACTGGTATTTCGCCAATAGTTTCAACATGTTAAGCTTATGGTTCTAGCACAACCGGCCCAAGGCCTAGGTAACTTAGGCCTGAACCCActaccgaaaaaaaaaaaaaaattactcttaGGGAGAAagacccaaaattttataaaatcatatttacatttttaatgGTTAtgcactttttttattttattttattttatttttatttaatttattagtgATAttaatgtaaggttgaatttattcaaccatctaattggctttattccgtcccaaatttgcttgtaattcagcatttagtaaccctgtatttaggtaggtttgatgtaagggtagtgagtgagatagagtgaagtttgctcaagagtgtgcaagaaaacagagactcgcggctgggactcgcaggtgactcgcggctgcaagccgccagacgcagcacacgtgccaagcatgctggaagatgaacagtcatgctagctggagcactacaggacaaaacaggacaactggccatacggttaactcgcgactggatctcgcgacttggtcaagccgcgaggtcaagccgcgagccacccctgttttgtaaaacctgacgtttcacattcctctcccactccagtataaataccccttttacccacgattgaaagagagcttctagagagaattttgagagagaaaccctaaagaaaaacaagattgattcacccacaatctataccttagagtctcttcaaattcctcaactctcttcctctccattgtcaaatccttgagaggcattataccaaacttggttctcatcatcatcatcactgtgagacagttgtttggatttctgggaagcagttaggaaggaaccaatcttcattggttgatgctatggtctagtagcggaatccgggaagctagaaaagaaaaaggttcggcgtaacctcgttggagcaagaagcttggagggcttaggtgcactgggtagattaggtttggagggtctattactgtccttgtatcccaactgtattttctagtggattgtttaccacttggagggcggcggagaggttttacgccgagggcttcggtttcctcttcgataacacatcgcgtgttgtctttgtgtttgcatcttccttcctctctatctttgccttttcattatctgctgtggattttaatttgttatggcttagatagtatttaatcaatttcatattatagcatatgttaagtttccgcacactagttgtttgacatattgcttgaattggttaagttgtattttgggggtctaaacgttcaaaggtgtttttacacgtttttgaactttcaattggtatcagagcgggtacacttgttgtggtttaaatacctaagtgtgatccttgaccctttgtgtttatttgccatggattgtgctttgtatgactctttgcatgatttggttggtgatgaatgtaacatgccacgtgtttgtgaaaatgcctctatgagtgttaatcctcataagtgtgatgacatgttatttgaatctatggatATTGTTGACAAAAActtcaagaaaaatgttaagaagtttcaaaagaatttgagcaagttattttgtgaaaatgatgatttgattgctaagctcaatgaatcctacaaattggttgagaaatataaaaaacttgctgaaatttctcttgaaaagctgaaagagtttgaatgtttgaatatggatttggatgctaaacttgttttgtctaacaaacttgttgatgagttaaaatgtgaaaatgaatctcttaagatgcatgccaagtgtttgattgctgaacccattgataaaatggatgataatatgtgttgcaatcatgttgtggtacccgatctTGTGCCTAATGTGTATTCTACCtctaaggacaaatcggtgtacgttcctccacacaaaaggaATCAAAACGTGGAGAGAAAgactgttaagtcaaagccttcgtttaggtctcaacctaaggttttgaatggatctaagtttgttccaacttgccaccattgtggtgtgattggtcatataagacctcaatgtcataagttgaagagggaacaaaaccatgttacTAGATACCTTCTCAAAAAGCCTAgcggacctaaacacattgtttgtcaccattgtggtgcctttggtcatctaagacctcaatgctctaagtttcatgcttttaaaagaatcaaaagaaaagaaaaacttgagctttttggaagttgtgctaaaaagagtaaaccggttttgagtgaaaatagcatgttgttaaagaaagtgtttaatgctcttaactccttgactatgtgcatctttggttctcattcttccaaccctcgtcttaattctcttgagacactcattccaaaccatcattccgtttggatgaggaagagTTCCTTTGGTTGAGCTTTtactcttttggtccttgatctaattctttcgatctttgtaggacccttcatgcattaaatgtcataacttcatgcattttgtgcatcttgcatttatttgtatgcattgtttcgtttttgatcttacttttatgtttctattttgtgtgagtaaaaatccaaaaccatataaaaagtgaaaaattcaaaaagtttgatcgtatttgTTTGAGcgcatatcacatgtgagtttggccttgtacctttgtacaaatggctttgtgcatttacgagttTAGCTTGTTATtcttgcacttatatctttgtgggaaaaatcttgacatctttgtgtgattgttgtaaatcgatcttcaagcttgttatgaatgattagtcaatagccATGTTGGTTTTGACActtgcgtagacttgtgcttatatctcttcccactcttttatttttattgcttaaagagctcaataaatgtgaatctcaaaatgaaaagagataatgagctgcaaaagccgtcgcacatactagtatttgactaggaaaaagggaaagcgacttgtattgaaaatgtcTGAtgccaaaagccaaaggcttgttcatcaaattgtaatatcaaaaatttcaggcgtcaatctaaaaaatgagatgtattgctcaaaatgagttgtattgattcaaaatgatcaaatgatatggattgtaagaagccaaatgaaaagcttcaatcttatgtaatcattttcttgtgggaggtcatatatgttcatttctataattgagatagaccacttgacttagtactagttgtgtatgacttgattgaattgatcattgaagcttcactctagactaaggactattccacatttgatacacacacaacacacttgcctaatgttcaatgaatgtcttattcatttgttagattgtacttgtctaaatgtgatgtgtgtatgctcaatcttatatggattaatccaaaaatatttttgataattttatatgtttttggaagtgatttttattactttttgtgtttatgtttagtgcttactttgtcttttaatgtttaaacatgttttgttttgaaaaacaagtgtcagaatttttggccattcattttggctacttgcgtGAGCTACCAGCAAGctgccagttttggctactcggtttggcggcttgcaagccgtgaGTTTAAGCTGCGAGTTCATACAGAGAGGTTTCGCGGCTCACTCGCGACTTGGctcgcgactcgccagtcgcgagacgcccagaatcagctttttaaacagctttttcgtgggaaacttgttttaaacctctcccatcctctctaaaacccctctttcaatatttttacatcaaaacccaaccaatttgaatgatttttcattcccttaacatctctaaggtaattataaactcttttcattaattttgattcttagattatgttttggagagttttgtgctcttggttgggatttttatcataagggttgggaaaacttattttttgtcaattttcttcatgggattggtttcttttgatgatttgcattggatgttggcctcttgtggcagaaagaacatgtattaagggtggttTTCATGATGTTcttgcattgtttcacattattgttcatagtgtgcatgctaggtgtttgataaaatgcctcttagacattttctcgcttgtttggactccgatgagtaccaaactttggggtttctcatgtttcctcattaggaacatgtttggtttgTTGGTTGTGTATTTGGTAcactttgccccacatgtgcatttttcatgcattggtcatgcattgcacttagccacctcttgcacataCCTTTGCTACctttgtcatgcattggtctttaccttatctcttcatcctagcatgtcatgtttactttatgctttgtagcatgttaCTTTGTCTTAGGATTGAGcttctttttctcattcatctcgcacccctcatgcatcattagcattgttcgtacattcatctcttgccctcttttctccttaaccctttgtctattcctgacaaaaagggggagagtatactctagagagtatatcggagtgttttgtcatttctatattaCTCTTGTTATGACTTTTGTGCACATctttagggggagaaattctattcctcgtgcacatttgtagggggagagattttccatagtagagatgcatataccaaagggggagaagacattgtgttaactagaaaactttgttctgtttgttttcttgtttgctttatggtgctttgagttatgcttttttgttctcattgcgtcatgtttgtgctttggacatgcatacttcCTTATCGAAgagcttcattgaatgcatgttcggatgatcaattGTTTTGCTATGTGTTC
This genomic window contains:
- the LOC115967381 gene encoding putative RING-H2 finger protein ATL71 is translated as MTDILVALGLFLFIVFVMVMKILISFCRHALPPGPHQVRNLSTGDQQHSIDAIELGLDEATLRNYPKLIYAQAKLHKGNSTASCCSICLADYKDTDVLRLLPDCGHLFHVKCVDPWLQQHATCPVCRTRNSPLAETALSVERH